One region of Paenibacillus polymyxa M1 genomic DNA includes:
- a CDS encoding succinate dehydrogenase cytochrome b558 subunit yields MRGFYSRKLHSLLGVIPLALFFVEHLVTNFTAVEGGKEGFNRSVAFLNGLPLVIVLETLFIYLPLLFHGIYGLYIAYQADPNVKRFGYSRNWRFLFQRISGVITFVFIIWHVYDTRFQVALGNVTHEELGGVMHGIVTNPVYFILYLISVVSASFHFANGLWAFMVSWGITVGPRAQKVSSYICMTLFVVVSIGFVASLLAFRSAEFQETATALVHCSAFKQIL; encoded by the coding sequence ATGAGAGGATTTTATTCCAGAAAGCTGCATTCGCTTCTTGGCGTCATTCCGTTGGCTCTATTTTTTGTTGAGCATTTGGTGACGAACTTCACAGCGGTGGAGGGCGGTAAGGAAGGTTTTAATCGCAGCGTGGCCTTCCTGAATGGTTTGCCGCTGGTTATTGTGTTAGAAACGTTATTCATCTACTTGCCATTACTGTTCCACGGAATCTATGGCTTGTATATCGCTTATCAGGCTGATCCGAATGTTAAAAGGTTTGGCTATTCGCGTAACTGGCGCTTTTTGTTCCAGCGTATTTCCGGCGTCATTACGTTTGTATTTATTATCTGGCACGTATACGACACACGCTTTCAGGTGGCCCTGGGTAATGTCACTCATGAGGAGCTAGGCGGCGTAATGCATGGCATAGTGACGAACCCAGTCTATTTTATTTTGTATTTAATCAGTGTCGTTTCGGCATCATTTCACTTTGCTAATGGACTGTGGGCATTTATGGTCAGTTGGGGGATTACCGTGGGACCACGTGCCCAAAAAGTATCTTCCTATATCTGTATGACCCTGTTCGTGGTGGTGTCGATCGGCTTCGTTGCTTCCCTGCTTGCATTCCGTAGCGCGGAATTCCAAGAAACGGCAACAGCCTTGGTGCATTGCAGCGCTTTTAAACAGATACTGTAA
- a CDS encoding LysR family transcriptional regulator: MFEDLNAFAVVVEQSSLNKASKLLNLSQPALSRKIAKLEEELGVHLFDRRGKRLEITSTGRFVYTFALEQRQRQLRFLQKLSQHKNEAQSMLTLGASLTTLQTTLPTLVEAFMSKHPQTELKLLTGKTHEIVAFVRDKKADAGVVGSAIHEAGLRCIPLFDDHLELVVPIGHELTVKAGTASMKDLQGLPMIIFSKGTWYRSLTDDLFQRSGIMPDIRMEIDSFEAIVRLLPTCKASALLPKSYLRSELLRDNGLTALYLPDLKETRRTTSLIYSETADLGPTARRWISETRASFAGYRMV, encoded by the coding sequence TTGTTTGAGGATTTGAACGCTTTTGCCGTCGTTGTCGAGCAGTCCAGCCTGAATAAAGCCTCCAAACTGCTGAATTTGTCCCAACCCGCCCTGTCTCGCAAAATTGCCAAGCTGGAGGAAGAGCTGGGTGTCCATCTCTTTGATCGTCGGGGCAAACGGCTCGAAATTACATCGACTGGCCGATTTGTATATACTTTCGCGCTGGAGCAACGGCAACGTCAGCTTCGCTTCTTACAAAAGCTGTCACAGCACAAAAATGAAGCCCAGAGCATGCTTACTCTGGGCGCAAGTCTTACGACACTCCAAACGACGTTGCCTACCCTCGTCGAGGCTTTCATGAGCAAGCATCCTCAGACTGAGCTAAAGCTGCTCACCGGCAAAACGCATGAAATCGTCGCCTTTGTACGCGACAAAAAAGCAGACGCCGGCGTGGTCGGGTCTGCCATTCATGAAGCTGGATTACGCTGCATTCCGTTATTTGACGATCATTTGGAGCTAGTCGTCCCCATCGGACATGAATTAACTGTCAAGGCAGGAACGGCTTCAATGAAGGACCTGCAAGGATTGCCGATGATCATTTTCTCTAAAGGAACCTGGTACCGCAGCCTGACGGATGACTTGTTCCAGCGCAGCGGCATTATGCCGGATATCCGCATGGAAATCGACTCCTTCGAGGCGATTGTACGCCTGCTTCCAACCTGCAAGGCATCCGCTTTGCTGCCCAAATCCTACTTGCGCAGCGAACTGCTGCGAGATAATGGACTTACTGCATTGTACTTGCCTGATTTGAAGGAGACACGCCGAACGACCTCCCTCATATACTCAGAAACGGCCGATCTCGGCCCGACAGCACGACGCTGGATTAGCGAGACACGTGCATCGTTTGCAGGCTACCGTATGGTGTAG
- a CDS encoding TrkH family potassium uptake protein, producing the protein MNPNARWLRLSPPQIFVAGFAIIILIGSLLLMLPISNTTGKPLAFIDALFTAASATCVTGLVVKDTGLFFTTFGQIVIVALIQIGGLGFMTMATLIALVFKRRISLRERLILQEAMNQTSVEGIVGLIRKVLWYSLMIEGVCAAIFSIRWSFDMPVGRAIYFGIWHAISMFNNAGFDLFGEFRSLTGYVYDPIVNFTAMFLIISGGIGFVVMSDLADYRKRKRLSLHTKVVLSMTAALIVVGTLVIFVFEFTNPKTLGSLDWGGKLLGSLFQSVTPRTAGANTLDIAGLRQATQFFIIILMFIGASPGSTGGGIKTTTFALLIGAVFSMLRGREDIVLFRYRLAQARIYKALTITLLGLLFVIGVTMILSATEDHHFLMILFETVSAFGTVGLSMGLTPDLSVVGKLVITLTMFAGRLGPLTLAYALGPKKGKELYRHPEGKIIIG; encoded by the coding sequence ATGAATCCCAATGCACGCTGGCTTCGGCTTTCTCCACCGCAGATATTCGTTGCAGGCTTTGCCATTATCATTCTAATAGGTAGTTTATTGTTAATGCTGCCCATCTCTAATACAACAGGAAAACCACTTGCGTTTATAGACGCTTTGTTTACTGCCGCATCCGCGACCTGTGTAACCGGACTTGTCGTTAAGGATACAGGGCTCTTTTTTACAACCTTTGGTCAAATCGTTATCGTTGCGCTGATCCAGATCGGTGGTCTTGGCTTTATGACCATGGCTACCTTGATCGCGCTGGTGTTCAAACGTCGCATTTCCTTGCGGGAGCGCCTTATTTTGCAAGAAGCGATGAATCAGACCTCTGTCGAAGGAATTGTTGGATTGATCCGCAAGGTGCTATGGTACTCGCTGATGATTGAGGGCGTATGTGCAGCTATTTTTTCGATTCGCTGGTCATTTGATATGCCTGTCGGCAGGGCGATTTATTTTGGAATTTGGCATGCCATTTCCATGTTTAATAATGCTGGTTTTGATTTATTCGGTGAATTTCGCAGCCTGACAGGTTATGTATATGATCCGATTGTTAATTTTACAGCCATGTTTCTCATTATTTCGGGTGGTATTGGTTTTGTAGTGATGTCAGACCTGGCAGATTATCGTAAGCGTAAGAGACTATCCTTACATACCAAGGTGGTACTCAGCATGACAGCTGCTCTGATTGTCGTCGGGACGCTCGTCATTTTTGTATTTGAGTTTACGAATCCAAAGACGCTTGGCTCGCTTGATTGGGGTGGTAAACTGCTGGGTTCTTTATTCCAGTCCGTTACTCCACGTACCGCAGGTGCCAACACGCTGGACATTGCAGGCTTGCGGCAGGCTACGCAGTTTTTTATCATCATACTTATGTTTATTGGAGCTTCGCCTGGCTCCACTGGGGGCGGGATTAAGACCACTACATTTGCCCTGCTCATTGGAGCGGTGTTTTCGATGCTGCGGGGACGGGAAGATATTGTGCTGTTTCGGTACCGACTTGCGCAGGCACGAATTTATAAGGCTTTGACCATTACCTTGCTGGGGCTGCTGTTCGTGATTGGGGTGACGATGATTCTGTCCGCAACCGAAGATCATCATTTTCTAATGATCTTGTTCGAGACAGTGTCTGCATTTGGTACAGTAGGGCTGTCTATGGGGCTTACACCTGATTTGTCAGTTGTAGGCAAGCTGGTGATTACTCTGACGATGTTTGCAGGCAGGCTGGGTCCACTCACGCTAGCTTATGCACTGGGACCGAAAAAGGGTAAGGAATTGTATCGTCATCCAGAAGGTAAAATAATTATAGGGTAA
- a CDS encoding GNAT family N-acetyltransferase → MLTREMLRLGLPELYTRRVRLRQLKAEDYPALERILSDPLVIQYVNRIRKPVYARMRRLVAQIKISADSLDSLHFAVEWHRRNTGESNLHDEFNERSSSPLLGIVSFQQWNERTGEAQLGYILDRPFWGQGLATEVVGEMLKFGFESLKLKRIESRCQENNQASMRVLMKNKMRLLRTIGAYDPSGEVPSVLVFSLTQGDYA, encoded by the coding sequence GTGCTGACCAGAGAAATGCTTCGTCTCGGATTGCCGGAGCTTTACACTCGCCGAGTCCGATTGCGCCAGCTAAAAGCGGAGGATTATCCTGCGCTGGAGCGGATCTTATCCGATCCATTGGTAATCCAATATGTGAATCGAATTCGCAAGCCAGTCTATGCAAGAATGAGACGCCTGGTTGCGCAAATTAAAATATCAGCTGACTCACTGGATTCCCTACATTTTGCGGTGGAATGGCATCGGAGAAATACAGGAGAGAGCAATCTGCATGATGAATTCAACGAACGGTCCTCCTCACCGTTGCTCGGTATTGTTTCTTTTCAGCAATGGAATGAAAGAACGGGTGAGGCACAACTGGGCTATATTCTGGATCGGCCTTTTTGGGGACAGGGACTGGCTACAGAAGTCGTAGGAGAAATGCTGAAATTTGGTTTCGAGTCTTTGAAGCTCAAGCGGATCGAAAGCCGTTGCCAAGAGAATAACCAGGCTTCTATGCGTGTGCTTATGAAAAATAAGATGCGTCTGCTGCGCACCATTGGTGCCTATGATCCCTCAGGAGAGGTGCCGAGTGTATTGGTATTTTCGCTGACCCAAGGGGATTATGCATAG
- the sdhA gene encoding succinate dehydrogenase flavoprotein subunit, protein MAASNIIVVGGGLAGLMATIKAAEAGVHVHLFSLVPVKRSHSVCAQGGINGAVNTKGEGDSPWIHFDDSVYGGDFLANQPPVKAMCEAAPGIIHLMDRMGVMFNRTPEGLLDFRRFGGTQHHRTAFAGATTGQQLLYALDEQVRRWESAGLVTKYENWEFLQAVLDDEGICRGICGQDLRTMEVKTFAADAVILASGGPGIIFGKTTNSVINTGTAAGAVYQQGVRYANGEFIQIHPTAIPGDDKLRLMSESARGEGGRIWTYKDGKPWYFLEEKYPAYGNLVPRDIATREIFSVCVDDGLGINGENMVYLDLSHKDPKELDVKLGGIIEIYEKFVGDDPRKIPMKIFPAVHYSMGGMWVDYNQMTNIPGLFAAGECEFQYHGANRLGANSLLSAIYGGMVAGPKAVEYIKGLKKSAQDVASSVFDAAVNQQTEKYERILHMDGKENAYVLHKELGEWMTNNMTVVRYNDKLEATIHKIKELKERYSNININDASRWNNAGAAFTRQLWNMMELAEAMTKGALLRNESRGAHYKPDFPDRNDEDYLKTTIADWTPEGPQISYEEVDVSLIKPRVRDYSKSK, encoded by the coding sequence ATGGCAGCATCCAATATTATTGTCGTGGGCGGCGGTCTGGCAGGTCTAATGGCTACGATCAAGGCGGCAGAGGCGGGAGTCCACGTTCATTTATTTTCTTTGGTTCCGGTCAAAAGATCCCACTCCGTTTGTGCGCAAGGTGGCATTAACGGTGCGGTAAATACCAAAGGTGAGGGAGACTCACCCTGGATTCACTTTGACGATTCAGTCTATGGCGGTGACTTTCTGGCAAACCAGCCGCCGGTAAAAGCGATGTGCGAAGCGGCTCCGGGAATCATCCATCTCATGGATCGTATGGGGGTTATGTTCAATCGGACACCAGAAGGACTGCTGGATTTCCGCCGTTTTGGCGGTACCCAGCATCATCGCACAGCCTTTGCTGGTGCGACGACAGGACAGCAGCTCCTGTATGCTCTCGATGAGCAGGTACGACGCTGGGAATCTGCTGGTTTGGTGACCAAGTACGAAAACTGGGAGTTTTTACAGGCTGTACTGGATGATGAAGGCATCTGTCGAGGGATTTGTGGGCAAGATTTGCGTACGATGGAAGTGAAGACTTTTGCAGCGGATGCCGTTATTCTGGCATCTGGTGGTCCCGGGATTATTTTCGGTAAAACCACAAATTCCGTCATTAATACCGGCACGGCTGCCGGTGCAGTGTATCAGCAAGGCGTTCGCTATGCGAACGGTGAGTTTATACAGATTCATCCAACGGCTATACCTGGTGACGACAAGCTGCGTCTCATGTCCGAGTCGGCACGGGGAGAGGGCGGTCGCATTTGGACGTATAAAGACGGAAAGCCATGGTATTTCCTTGAAGAAAAATATCCGGCTTATGGAAATCTGGTCCCTCGCGACATTGCGACACGTGAAATATTCAGCGTATGCGTTGATGATGGACTGGGTATTAACGGCGAGAACATGGTCTATCTGGATCTGTCTCACAAGGACCCGAAAGAGCTGGATGTAAAGCTGGGCGGCATTATTGAGATTTATGAAAAATTTGTCGGCGACGATCCGCGTAAAATCCCAATGAAAATATTCCCGGCTGTTCACTATTCAATGGGCGGCATGTGGGTCGATTACAACCAAATGACAAATATACCGGGTCTGTTCGCAGCTGGTGAATGTGAATTCCAGTATCACGGAGCGAACCGCTTGGGTGCAAACTCACTGCTGTCGGCCATTTATGGCGGGATGGTGGCTGGACCAAAGGCTGTGGAATATATCAAGGGCTTGAAAAAGTCTGCACAGGATGTAGCTTCTTCGGTATTTGATGCCGCAGTCAATCAGCAGACGGAGAAGTATGAGCGCATTTTGCATATGGACGGAAAAGAAAATGCCTATGTTCTTCACAAAGAGCTGGGTGAGTGGATGACGAACAATATGACCGTGGTTCGTTATAATGACAAGCTGGAAGCTACGATTCACAAGATCAAGGAGCTGAAGGAACGTTACTCGAACATTAACATTAATGACGCTTCGCGCTGGAATAATGCGGGTGCGGCGTTTACACGGCAGTTGTGGAATATGATGGAACTGGCTGAAGCGATGACCAAAGGGGCGCTACTGCGCAACGAAAGCCGCGGGGCCCATTACAAGCCGGACTTCCCGGATCGCAACGATGAAGATTATCTGAAAACGACGATTGCAGATTGGACACCGGAAGGACCACAAATTTCGTATGAAGAGGTCGACGTTTCACTGATCAAGCCGCGTGTTCGAGATTATTCCAAGAGCAAGTAA
- a CDS encoding metallophosphoesterase: protein MEKTPQIRRESQDGPHQEAAIPPGSSRRSLSNEPANPSRRRFLKKAALATAGTALLAGGYASLWEPNHLEITRFNLSLPRLPSAFDGIRVVHFSDVHLGFHMDEQDLSELADRIAGLEPDLLCFTGDIVDDYSVSMKAAVPVMASMHATLGKFAILGNHDYRGLPAGVQELYPKTGFTLLRNEHVVVERAGQRVAIVGLEDNIMGKPNPQRAIHGLPDEMCKLLLMHEPDYADVAAQMSFDLQLSGHTHGGQVRLPVIGAPMPPPGGRKYIQGLFHVGTDRMPLYVSRGIGMTHLPIRVLCRPELSVITLKSGQ from the coding sequence ATGGAAAAGACGCCGCAAATCCGCCGCGAGAGTCAGGATGGCCCACATCAGGAGGCCGCTATCCCTCCCGGTTCTTCGCGGCGTTCCTTATCAAATGAGCCAGCCAATCCTTCCCGCCGTCGTTTTTTGAAAAAGGCGGCTTTAGCCACAGCAGGAACTGCACTATTGGCTGGAGGATATGCCTCCTTATGGGAGCCTAATCATTTGGAGATTACACGCTTCAACTTGTCTCTCCCTCGTCTTCCGTCTGCATTTGACGGAATTAGGGTGGTGCATTTCAGCGATGTGCACTTGGGGTTTCACATGGATGAGCAGGATCTGAGCGAGCTTGCGGACCGAATAGCAGGTCTGGAGCCGGATTTGCTCTGTTTTACAGGCGATATTGTAGATGATTATTCCGTATCGATGAAGGCTGCTGTTCCAGTTATGGCTTCCATGCACGCTACCCTTGGTAAGTTTGCTATTCTGGGCAATCATGATTATAGAGGCTTACCCGCCGGCGTTCAGGAGCTATATCCAAAAACCGGATTTACACTGCTGAGAAATGAGCATGTGGTTGTAGAGCGCGCGGGACAACGTGTGGCCATTGTCGGCTTGGAGGATAACATCATGGGCAAGCCCAATCCGCAGCGTGCAATCCACGGACTGCCTGATGAGATGTGCAAGCTGCTACTGATGCATGAGCCGGACTATGCAGATGTGGCGGCACAAATGTCCTTTGATCTTCAATTGTCAGGACATACGCATGGGGGACAGGTACGTTTGCCTGTCATTGGAGCACCGATGCCGCCCCCAGGTGGACGCAAGTACATTCAGGGATTATTTCATGTGGGAACGGATAGAATGCCACTGTATGTCAGCCGAGGCATTGGTATGACACATTTGCCAATACGAGTGCTGTGCAGACCGGAGCTTAGTGTTATTACGTTAAAATCTGGCCAATAG
- a CDS encoding potassium channel family protein, which translates to MKTQQFVVIGLGRFGSSLALQLVDMGCEVLGIDRNEDVVDSMSEILTHTVVADATDEDALRSLGIRNFDCGIVAIGDDIQVSILTAILLKELGVRKVVAKAISVLHGRALEKLGVDRVIYPERDMGIRVAHQLVTPNLLDYLELSKEYSIVELNVPACLNGKTLAELNARTRFGCSIVALHTANGILIAPTAMDRLKADDIMVIIGSNDNIGRFEDEVVNVNEEG; encoded by the coding sequence ATGAAAACGCAGCAGTTTGTAGTCATTGGCCTGGGACGGTTTGGCTCAAGCCTGGCTTTGCAATTGGTGGATATGGGGTGCGAGGTGCTTGGCATTGATCGGAATGAGGATGTTGTAGACAGTATGAGTGAGATCCTGACACATACTGTCGTGGCGGACGCTACAGATGAGGATGCGTTGCGGTCACTGGGCATCCGTAATTTCGATTGCGGCATTGTTGCAATTGGTGATGATATTCAGGTAAGCATCCTGACCGCCATTTTGCTGAAGGAGCTGGGTGTGAGAAAAGTCGTAGCCAAAGCTATATCTGTACTGCATGGGCGTGCGTTAGAGAAGCTTGGGGTGGACCGAGTCATTTATCCGGAACGAGATATGGGTATTCGGGTAGCGCATCAGCTGGTCACGCCTAATCTGCTCGATTATTTGGAGCTGTCCAAGGAATACAGCATTGTGGAACTCAATGTGCCTGCATGTCTGAATGGCAAAACGTTAGCAGAATTAAATGCTCGTACCCGCTTTGGTTGCAGCATCGTGGCACTTCATACGGCGAATGGTATCTTGATCGCGCCGACAGCTATGGATCGGCTGAAAGCAGACGATATTATGGTCATTATCGGCTCCAATGACAATATCGGCCGCTTTGAGGATGAGGTCGTTAATGTCAATGAAGAGGGTTAA
- a CDS encoding metallophosphoesterase family protein gives MDRIAVISDIHGNWPACEAVLEDIASRGISRVFCLGDLIGKGPSPCEVLDAIRQHCEVVVRGNWDELVSITDDLNFSWQAERLGADRVQYLAQLPFHYDFRMSGRRIRLVHASPQSVYHRVQPWDEPAKRLAMFDPLAEESGKVPFAPEVVGYGDVHNAFIQHFQGKTLFNVGSVGNPLDITQASYCILEGRWGEEQLTPFSIHFARVPYDIELAVKQAEEADVPSLAYYIRELRTGIYRGIQDLD, from the coding sequence ATGGATCGTATTGCTGTCATTTCAGATATTCATGGCAATTGGCCTGCTTGTGAGGCGGTGCTGGAGGATATTGCTTCCCGAGGCATTAGCCGTGTGTTTTGTTTGGGGGATCTGATCGGCAAAGGGCCTAGTCCGTGCGAGGTTCTGGATGCTATCCGTCAACATTGTGAAGTCGTCGTTCGGGGCAATTGGGATGAGCTGGTTAGCATAACGGATGATCTCAATTTTAGCTGGCAAGCCGAACGTTTGGGTGCAGACCGAGTGCAGTATTTGGCACAGTTGCCGTTTCATTATGATTTCAGAATGAGCGGACGTCGTATCCGCTTGGTGCATGCCTCGCCGCAAAGTGTGTATCACCGCGTACAACCATGGGATGAGCCAGCCAAAAGGCTTGCCATGTTCGATCCGCTAGCTGAAGAAAGTGGAAAAGTACCTTTTGCTCCAGAGGTTGTGGGATATGGGGATGTGCATAATGCCTTTATCCAGCATTTTCAGGGAAAAACACTTTTTAACGTTGGGAGTGTCGGGAATCCGTTGGATATTACCCAGGCTTCCTACTGCATTTTAGAGGGGCGATGGGGAGAGGAGCAGCTCACGCCTTTTTCCATTCATTTTGCACGCGTACCCTATGATATAGAATTGGCAGTAAAACAAGCAGAGGAGGCAGATGTGCCTTCTTTGGCATATTATATTCGAGAGCTGCGTACCGGAATTTACCGGGGAATTCAGGACCTGGATTAA
- the sdhB gene encoding succinate dehydrogenase iron-sulfur subunit: MSEQAVKSNKTVKFVVTRQDEPNASSYTEEFELAYRPGMNVISALMEIQRNPVDSQGKETAPVCWESNCLEEVCGACSMVINGKPRQACAALVDKLEQPITIAPMSTFPVVRDLVIDRSRMFNALKKVKAWIPIDGTYDLGPGPRMAEKKRQWAYELSKCMTCGVCLEACPNVNEKTTFIGPAAISQVRLFNSHPTGEMNQEERLDALMTDDGLEGCGNSQNCVRSCPKGIPLTTSIAEMNKQTTKHMFKRWLTV, translated from the coding sequence ATGTCGGAGCAAGCAGTGAAGTCGAATAAAACAGTGAAGTTCGTGGTTACTCGTCAGGATGAGCCTAATGCTAGTTCCTATACGGAAGAATTTGAATTGGCCTACAGACCGGGAATGAACGTGATCAGCGCGCTGATGGAAATTCAGCGTAACCCGGTAGACAGCCAAGGTAAAGAGACGGCTCCGGTGTGCTGGGAGTCAAACTGCCTGGAGGAAGTATGTGGAGCTTGTTCTATGGTGATTAACGGCAAGCCACGTCAGGCGTGCGCAGCGCTCGTCGATAAGCTGGAGCAGCCGATTACGATTGCGCCCATGAGTACATTCCCGGTAGTACGGGATTTGGTCATTGACCGCAGCCGGATGTTTAACGCGCTCAAGAAGGTCAAAGCGTGGATTCCGATTGACGGTACCTACGATCTGGGACCGGGTCCTAGAATGGCAGAGAAAAAGCGTCAGTGGGCATATGAGCTGTCCAAGTGCATGACCTGTGGTGTCTGTCTGGAAGCATGCCCGAACGTCAATGAGAAGACGACGTTCATCGGTCCTGCGGCGATATCTCAGGTTCGCCTGTTTAACAGCCATCCGACAGGGGAAATGAATCAGGAAGAGCGCCTGGATGCATTGATGACGGACGACGGGCTAGAAGGCTGTGGTAATTCGCAAAACTGCGTACGCTCTTGCCCGAAAGGCATTCCGTTGACAACTTCTATTGCCGAAATGAACAAGCAAACGACTAAGCATATGTTTAAGCGCTGGCTGACTGTGTAG
- a CDS encoding aminoglycoside N(3)-acetyltransferase, with product MTVQPITNRPVTRSDVMKGLKELGVQSGMTLLVHSSMRSFGRFVPGGASTILAALTEAIGREGTLVMPTQSHDLTDPSTWMNPPLDESWWELVREEMPAYDPAWTLTGGMGVIVETFRGLPGTVRSGHPHVSLAACGPAAIGLLEAHELDFGLGEHSPLAKLYEADAYVLLLGCGHDSNTSLHLAEYRTAYNGREVVTHQAPMMVDGTKTWVSFQDYNITSDDFEQLGLDFERECPTSFMRVNIGEASCFFARQRDLVDYAEQWLSTHR from the coding sequence GTGACTGTGCAACCGATAACGAATCGACCTGTCACGAGGTCGGATGTAATGAAAGGATTAAAGGAGCTGGGAGTTCAGAGCGGCATGACATTGCTTGTTCACTCGTCGATGCGCAGCTTTGGGCGCTTTGTTCCAGGCGGGGCCTCCACCATTCTTGCCGCATTAACCGAAGCGATTGGCCGGGAAGGGACGCTGGTGATGCCAACACAGTCACACGACTTGACAGATCCGTCCACCTGGATGAACCCGCCTCTGGATGAGTCATGGTGGGAACTGGTACGTGAGGAAATGCCTGCTTATGATCCGGCCTGGACGTTGACCGGAGGGATGGGCGTCATTGTAGAAACGTTCCGTGGCCTGCCGGGAACAGTGCGCAGCGGACATCCGCACGTTTCTCTGGCGGCATGTGGACCTGCTGCTATAGGCTTGCTGGAAGCGCATGAGCTTGATTTTGGGCTGGGTGAGCATTCGCCCTTGGCGAAGCTGTATGAGGCAGATGCCTATGTACTGCTGCTGGGCTGCGGACATGACAGCAACACCTCCTTACATTTGGCAGAATATCGAACAGCCTACAATGGACGTGAAGTTGTCACGCATCAAGCCCCTATGATGGTGGATGGGACCAAAACGTGGGTGTCTTTTCAGGATTATAATATTACCTCGGATGATTTTGAGCAACTGGGACTTGATTTTGAACGGGAATGTCCCACATCCTTTATGCGGGTGAACATTGGAGAGGCTTCATGTTTTTTCGCAAGGCAACGGGATTTAGTTGACTATGCAGAGCAGTGGTTGTCCACTCATCGCTAA